CGTCGCCTATTCCCGCGAAGAGGCCAAGATCACCCTGGTCACCGTCGAGGACCGCCCGGGCATCTCGGCCGCGATCTTCGCGCCGCTGGCCGAGGCCGGCGTGAATGTCGACATGATCGTGCAGAACATCTCGGAAAAGGACTATGAGGATCACCCGGGTTCGGTGACCGACATGACCTTCTCCTGCCCGGTGAACCAGGTCGCCCGCGCCCGCAAGGCGATGGAAGAGGCCAAGGCCGCCGGCCATATCGCCTATGACGACCTGGTGGTCGATACCGAGGTCGCCAAGGTCTCGGTCGTGGGCATCGGCATGCGCAGCCACGCCGGCGTCGCCGCGCGCATGTTCAAGGCACTGGCGGATGAAAACATCAACATCAAGGTGATCTCCACCAGCGAGATCAAGATTTCGGTGCTGATCGACCGCAAATATATGGAACTGGCCGTGCAGGCGCTGCATGATGCCTTCGAGCTGGAACGGGCCTGATCCGCAGGCCCCGGACCGGGCCCCAGCCTGAAGCGGGAGGATCATGGCCGAACGCAAGGAAAGCGAATCGCGCCGGCTGCTGTTGCGGCTGCGCGAAACCCTGGCCGCTCCGGGGAGCGGTCAGCACCGTCTCGACCAGATCACCCACCACATCGCCGATTCGATGGGAACGCAGGTCTGCTCGATCTACCTGTTCCGCGATCCCGACACGCTGGAGCTTTGCGCGACCGAGGGGCTGAAGCCGGAATCGGTGCACAAGACCCGGCTGCGGCTGGGCGAGGGGCTGGTCGGCCGCGTCGCCCGTTCGGGTCGGTATGTGAACACCGCGAATGCCCCCGGCGAGCCCGGCTTCCGCTACATGCCCGAGACCGGCGAGGAGGTCTATCCCAGCTTCCTGGGCGTGCCGATCCAGCGTGTCGGCGAAAAGCTGGGCGTGCTGGTCGTGCAGTCGCGCGAGGCGCGGCAGTTCTCCGAGGACGAGATCTATGGCCTGGAGGTGGTCGCCATGGTGCTGGCCGAGATGGCCGAGCTGGGCGCCTTCCTGGGCTCGCAATCCGACAGCATGCCGCCGGCGCATCGCTTCCCGGTCATGCTGCGCGGCGGCACCGGGCAGGAGGGCGTGGCCGAGGGCCGTGTCTGGCTGCACGAGCCGCGCGTGGTGGTGACCAATCCGGTCGCCGACGATCCGCTGAAGGAAAAGGCCCGGTTGACCGAGGCCGTCGCCATGCTGCGCACCAAGGTCGATTCCATGCTGGCCGAGACCGACATGGCCAAGGGCGACAGCGCCGAGGTGATGGAAACCTATCGCATGTTCGCCCATTCCCGCAGCTGGCTGCGGCGGATGGAGGAAAGCATCGACGCCGGGCTTTCCGCCGAGGCGGCGGTGGAAAAGGAACAGAGCCAGGCCCGGTCGCGGCTGGAAAGCGCCGCCGACCCCTATCTGCGCGACCGGCTGCATGACCTCGACGACCTGTCGAACCGGCTCTTGCGCATCCTGACCGGGCAGGGCCGCGACACCGGCGCCGAGATGCCGGAAAATCCGATCCTGGTCGCCCGCAACATCGGCCCGGCCGAGCTGCTGGAATACGGCCGCCGGCTGAAGGGCGTGGTGCTGGAAGAGGGCTCGGTCGGCAGCCACGCCGCCATCGTCGCCCGCGCCCTGGCGATCCCGCTGGTCATCCACGCCGAGCGCATCATCGCCGAGGCGCTGAACGGCGATCCGATCCTGGTCGATGGCGACATGGGCACCGTGCACCTGCGCCCCGAGGAATCGGTCGCCAAGGCCTTCCGCGACAAGATGGCCATGCAGGCCGAGGCGCAGAGCCGCTATGCCGGGTTGCGCGACCTGCCGGCGACCGATCTGGCCGGGATCACGGTGCAGCTCTACATGAATGCCGGGCTGATGGCCGACCTGCCGAGCCTGGAAAGCTCGGGCGCCGAGGGCGTGGGTCTGTTCCGCACCGAATTGCAGTTCCTGACCCGGACCCGGGTGCCGCGCCGGGGCGAGCTGGCGCAGCTTTATGCCCATGTGCTCGACAGCGCCCATGGCAAGCCGGTGATGTTCCGCACGCTCGACATCGGCTCGGACAAGGTGCTGCCCTATATGAAGCCGCAGGACGAGCCCAACCCGGCCATGGGCTGGCGGGCCATTCGCGTCGGCCTGGACAAGCGCGGCGTCTTGCGCATGCAGCTGCAGGCGCTGATCCGCGCCGCCGTCGGCCGGCCGCTTTACGTCATGTTCCCCTTCGTCACCGAGATGGGCGAGTTCGAAGAGGCGCACCGGCTCTTGATGGAGCAGATCGCCCGCGAGCAGCGGCTGGGCCACGCCATGCCGACCGACGTGCGCGTCGGCGCCATGCTGGAGACGCCCTCGCTGGCCTTCGCGCCGAAGAAGTTCTTCCAGATGTGCGATTTCATCTCGGTGGGCGGCAACGACCTGAAGCAGTTCTTCTTTGCCGCCGACCGCGAGAACGAACGCGTGCGCCGGCGCTACGACACGCTGAACACCTCGTTCATCACGCTCTTGGACCAGATCGTGCAGCGCTGCGACGAGGCGCGGGTGCCGGTGTCGTTCTGCGGCGAGGATGCCGGCCGCCCGATCGAGGCGGTCACCTTCGCGGCGCTGGGTTTCCGGCGGCTGTCGATGCGGCCGGCCTCGGTCGGGCCGGTCAAGCATCTGATCCGGCGGGTGAACCTGGCCGATCTGCGCCGGGTGATCGACGATGCCCGCGAGTTGGGCGAGACGAACCTGCGCCGCTGCATCACCGAATGGCTGGCCCGGCATTAGCGCCGCATTCTGCGCCGAAACACCGGCATCCGAGGCGTCGCAAGGTGGTCTTTCGATGACAATCCCCGAAAGGGGGACTCGCCCGAGGGCAACGACCATCTTTGCTTGCGTCTTGGAAAGGTGGCGGAGGGGATCTGAAAGACAACCTTCTCCAGGTTTCACCCGGGTGGCGATGACAGCTAAAACGACGCTGCGGGATATTGCTTCCGCACGAAGCTGTATTGCGGAGAGTTCAAGAATTGTCGCCATCACAGTTACTTAGCCGTCGGAACCTCTACGACCTGGTCTGGAGAAAACCGATGACAGCGCTTGCACAGGAATTCGGGATATCGGATCGGGGGCTCGCAAAGGTCTGCAGTCGTCATCGCATTCCCGTACCGCCCCGGGGGTACTGGGCCAAGGTTGCAGCCGGAGAACAACCGAAAGTGCCGCCGTTCCTCGAACTGAGGGATTGAGCTACTCCCCATCTCTTGGACAGTTTCCGGGATGATTTAAGCTACTCTCTGCCCCTGCTGATCGGTTTCGATCTGGTTGAAGTAGACCACGGCGGGCGGCTGTCCGCCATGGGCGGCGTGGGGCCGCTGGTGGTTGTAGAAGGTGATCCATCGGCCAACGCCCGCCTTCGCCTGCGAGCCGGTCTCCCAGGCGTGCAGATAGACGCACTCATACTTCAGGGACCGCCAAAGGCGCTCGATGAAGATGTTGTCGAGACACCGGCCCTTGCCGTCCATCGAGATCCGGGTGCCGATCCGTTTCAGCCGGTCGGTCCAGGCGAAGGACGTGAACTGCGAGCCCTGATCGGTGTTCATGATCTCGGGCGGGCCGAAGCGGTGGACCGCCTCGTTCAGCGCCTCGACGCAGAAGTCGGCTTCGAGCGTGTTCGAGATGCGCCAGGCCAGCACCTTGCGGGTGAACCAGTCCATGATGGCGACCAGGTAGAGGAAGCCTCGTCGCATCGGCAGATAGGTGATGTCGGCACACCAGGCATGGTTGTGCCGATCGACCCGCAGGCCACCCAGCAGATAGGGGTAGGTCTTGTGCCCCTTCGCAGGCTTGCTGGTGTTGGGCTTCTGGTAGATCGGCATCAGACGCATGAGCCGCATCAGCCGCCGGATGCGCTTCATGTTCACTGGGTGCCCTTCGTTCTGCAGGTGCCAGGTCATCTGCTGGACGCCGTAGAAGGGGGTTTCCAGGAACTGACGGTCGATCAGCCGCATGAGCGCCAGGTTCATCTCGGTCTCGCCCTGCGGTGCGTAGTAGAACGACGACCGCGAGATCGACAGCAGACGGCATTGCGCCCCGACCGACAGCGTGGGGTGAGAGCGTTCGATCATCCCGCGCCTCACCTGCCGGTCCAGGGCTTGAGCTTTCGTGACAAAAAATCGTTGGCGACGGCCAGCTCTCCGATCTTGGCGTGCAGCGATCGCACCGTCTCCTCGTCGACCTCGGCCTTCTTCTTCCTGCCGCGTTCGAAGATGTCCGATGCCCCCTCGAGCAGCGCCTTCTTCCACTGGTGGATCATCGTCGGATGCACGCCGTATTCCGCGGCCAGCTCCGACACGGTGCGCTCGCCCTTCACGGCTTCCAGCGCCACGCGAGCCTTGAAGCCCGCGTCATGGTTCCTGCGTTTCGACATCGTCTGTTCTCCTCGTTCTTGGAGACCAGCAGACGGAAGATCAGAGCTTACGTCACTGTCCGATTTTCGGGGAGGTGCTCAAAGTTTATCTGATGTATCACCCTAGGTCATGTTGACAAATGGCGGAGCCAGAGCCTGATGCAGGCGACGTCGACGAAGCCAAGGAAGCTTTCGGCGGTTTTGTCGTAGCGGGTTGCAAGGCGGCGGCTATTTTTCAGCTTGTTGAAGCAGCGCTCGACCATGTTGCGCAGGGTGTAGATGGTCATGTCGACAGCCTTGCGCACCCTTCGGTTCCTTCGCATCGGTATCATGGGCAGGGCGTTGCGGCTCTCGATGTCTTCCCGAATTTTATCAGAGTCATAGCCCCTGTCGGCGACCAGAACTGCTGGTTGCGGCAGGTTGTCGGCCATCACCATATCATAGCCGGTGTAGTCGGAATCCTGCCCCGGCGTGATCTCGGTCCTCATCGGGAGGCCTGCGCCGTTGACGCGGAGATGGATCTTGGTCGAGAAGCCGCCTCTCGAACGGCCAAGAGCCTCTTTCGGAGTCCCCCTTTTGCGCCCGCCGCATGATGATGGGCGCGGATCACAGTGCTATCAACCATCTGGAGCTTGTCTGGCGCGATCCCAGCGTGGTTCAGCGCATCCAGGATATCCTCCCACAGTCCCGCCAAAGTCCAGCGGCGGAACTGACGGTAGACCGAGGACCACTTGCCAAACTCTTCGGGCAGATCGCGCCATGGCGCACCAGTCCTTGCGATCCAGAATATACCATTCAGAACAAGACGATGGTCCGCAGGTTTCCGCCCGTTAGGGTGCCGGACGGCACGAATGAAGCCCTCGAAGAAGGTCCACTCATCGTCGGATATCAGGTTGCGTGCCAAGTTCATCTCCCACGTAGAGATGAGCTTGAATCATAGGACGACTGCCAGAGGAATCCCTTTTGTCAACACGACCTACGGGAAGATCCTCGCCCCGAGGGCATGATGCTGGCGATGCTGGTCGAGGCGTAGCTACTCGGCAGGGTGATGTTTCGGCCGGTCCAGCTTGCGCTCTTCGCGGCGCAGCACAAGGATACCGACGCCAGCGACAGCCAGGGCGACGACCGGGACGATGAACTCGAAGAACGTCATTCCTTCACCTCCTTGCGTATCCTGCCTATAATGTAGTGGGAAACGCCATGAATTGCGAGTCCCGTTGCACCCCACCATAGCGTGGACAGGCTAGCGTTGCTCAGGCTTTCCGTCAGCGGGCGCAGGACGGCGAACCCGATCAGCCCGAGGGCGGTCGCGTTCAGGAAGTTGGCGAACAGCTTCACGCGCTCGTTGTAGGCGGTCAGAGGGTCACGGATCGTGTGCATGGGTCAGTCTGTGAGGTGGATCTGTGATAGGCGAGGCTTAATCCGGCTATTGCAGCGCAATTCCAGAGGTCTTGCGCCCTAAGGCCAGCAAGCGCGCGACATTATGCTTTTCACGAATCGCTTTCGCCTTGGCTCGGTCTTCCTTTGTTGCTCGGACGCGGGGCGGCCCGGCGTAGTCCCGATTGTAACAAAGCAGCCATTCGCTTTCCTCGCGCGAAAGACCGACAAGGATTTCGTTGCCGTCGCGGTCTAGGTCAAGAGCATGGAAAGCGGCTTTCGCCTCGCGCTCGTCATCAGATATTGGAAGGGGGTTCCTCATTCGTCATCCTCACCAAACTGGATTTTTCGGGCACGAGACAGGGCAACGATATCCTCAACCAATTTAAGGCGGATGGTATGTGCAACTCGGCTTGCAAGTTGGTCGATGTCAGAGAGACTTCGGATGCGCAGATTATCGAAATTCCTGTCTTCGAACTCTTTCCTTCGAGCTTCACTGGCTTCTAATTTTTCAGATCGTTCTGGATTTTTCGCGTAGAATTCAACGATTTTTCGGTCCCGGTCGGCGCGGTCGAGCGCGTCCGTGATTGCTTGAACAACTTCGGCATTCATGGATCGTCCCGAGTGTTCTGCTGCTTCCTTTATACGTTCACGCAAGCCGTCAGGAAGCCTGACGACGAACTGATCTGATCCGCGCCCTGCCTTCGGTGCCATCTGCCATCCTCTTTTTGGTAGCACTGTGCGATTTCTTGTTGACATGCAAGCGTCGCACCGTGCTATCATATAGCACGGTGTTACTGAGAGGGGACATGACCCAGATGAAGCAACTGCCGATCCGCTTCCCCGTCGATGTCAAGGCGTGGCTGGCGGAACAGGCCCGGCTGAACGGCAGCAGCCAGAACAGTGAAGTGATCCGAGCCGTCCGCGAGCGGATGGAACGGCAGGAAGCATAGGAGGCAGGACCATGCAGATTACGTATCCCGAAGGCGTTCTCGACCGGCTGACGCTGTTCGCAGAATGGACCGGCACCACGCCGCCCAAGCGGCTCTTGAATGGCGAGGGCGAGGACCGGACCTTCACCGATGAGCTGCTGGTCTATTGCGATCAGAACGGCTTGAGCCTCGACTGGCTGTGGCTGGCCGACGAAAAGTCGCTGGTCATGCAGGCGTTCCATGCTGCCAGGGAGCGCGCCCACTGATGAAGCGCCCCGTCGTCAAAGGCGACCGTCCGCCGATGTTCCTTTCGAAAGCAGACCTGGCGGCGGAATTGTCCGCCAGCGTCTCGACCGTCGACGAATGGACGCGGCAGGGCATCTTGCCCGCGCCGCGCCGCTACACCGCCGGGGCGGTTCGGTATTACTGGCCCGAGGTCGTCGACAAGCTCGCCCCGCCGCAGGCGCCGACGGACCCGTTCAAGGAGGCGCTGGGCCGTGTCACCTAAGATCGAGCTGCCACGCGGCGTTCATCGGGTGAAAGCGCGAGGCCGAGATTACTTCTACTTTCAGCCGGGCAGGGGAACCCCGAACGCTGGTGCCCGGATCCGCCTTCCCGACGATCCCCGATCCCCCGAATTCTGGACCGCCGTTCGCCAGCTGGAAGGCATCGCCGAGCGGACGGACACCATCGGCGCCCTGATCGACGCTTACATCGCCTCTTGGCCATCGGCACGAAAGAAGATCACCCCGGCCACGCAGTCGCAGTATCGCCGCTATCTGCAAGTCGTGCGCGAGCTATGGGGCAACCTGCCAGCCGAAGACCTGCGCCCTGCCCATGTCGAAGAACTCATGGTCAAGATCGGCGCCACGAAGCACGGCAGGGCGAACAACATCCTCTATGCCCTTCGCAGCATGTGCTCATGGGCGCGCGGTCCTGTCGGGCTGCTGCATTCCGATCCCGTCCACGGCGTGAAGACCTTCGAGTCGAAAGGCGGGCACGAACCTTGGACCGATGACCAGTTGGTCTTTGCGGAAAAGAACCTGACCGGGATGCTGCGCCGGGCTTTCTTCCTAGCCCGCTACACCGGCCAACGCGCCAGCGACATCATTCGTATGGGCTGGACCGATGTCGACGGCGACACCATCAGCCTGCGCCAGAAGAAGACCGGAGTCCGCCCGGTTTGCCCGATCTTCCCCGAACTCGAAGCGGAAATGGCGACGTGGGAAAAGCGGCCGGGGCCGTTCCTGCTGCAAGACAGCGGCAAGAACATCGGCAAGCCGGTCAGCGCGAATCAGTTGTGGAAGGTCTTCGACGACTACCGCGACAAGCACGAAGAACTCGACGGCGTCGTCTGGCACGGGCTCAGGGCGAACGCTGTCATCCGTCTGCGGCGCGCCGGATACACCGGACAGCAGATCAGCGACACTATCGGAATGTCGGTCGAAATGGTCGAGCGTTACAGCCGCCATCAAGACCGCGTGGCAGCGGCCCAGACCGTTCTCAGCACATACCGGGAACGGAAACTGTAAAACCGTTGCAAAACTGGAAACCCATTAGGCAGGGAAAACAGATGCTTACGAAGGCAGGAATAAAGTGCAGGATTCTGTTGCCAGGCTCCTGCGGGCCCCGCCTTACGCTGCTAGGCGGAAGGGCTTGAGTTTCGGTTACCCGAGCTGCTTACGCAGCCAGAGCCACCGGAGCACGGTTGTCGTTGGCAACTGTACATTTTGCACCGATGACGGTGGTAGCTCACCGAGACAAAGCAAACAGCTTTAGACGTTCGTCGATCCTGTTTCGACCCCATGTGCCCCCAACGAGGGAATCTGGTGGAGTCGCCGGGTACCGCCCCCGGGTCCGATCCGCTTATTACCTGCGCGTTTATGTCCATAGTCCGGGCGAACCCGGACCCGACGAATATAGGCGCCCGCACTTCCGCGCGCAAGAGAGGGGAACGCCGTTCCCCTCTTGCCCCGCTGGCGCGGGTCAATTCACCCCATGGGGTATTTCTCCAACAGAGAAGGCCCGGGCGCGGCGGCTCGGGCCTTCTTTGTTTTTCAAATACCCATGCGACCGCGCCGATCACCCGGTGCCGGTCGGGTTCGGGGCGTCAGAAGCCGGCCTTGATCTTTTCGAACTCCTGCAGCTGGCGCTCGCGTTGCTGCGGGTCGTTCGGGGTCTGGGCCAGGATCGGCGCGTCGATGGGCGAGAGGCCCTCCTTCACCGCCGGCTCGTCCTTGATCGTGTCCATCGCCACGGTCGAGGTATGGCCGTAGCCGATGGTGTCCAGCAGGCCCTTGGCCGCCGGGGGCGCGAGCCAGGCGTTGATGAAATCATAGGCCTTGTCTTCGCTGCCCGGGCCGTTCTTCAGGTTGATGAAGCCGCAGAAGAAGGTCGAGCTGCCCTCCTTGGGCGCGCGCTGGAAGCCGACCGGGAAGCCGTCCTTTTCCAGAAGCACCACGCCGTCGTTCCAGGACCAGGCCACGTCCACCGCGCCCGAGGCCATCAGCTGCGCCTGCTCGGCCGGGTCGGCCCAATAGGCGGCGACGTTCTGATGCGCCTGGCGCAGCCAGTCGGCGGCGGCCTTGAACTGCTCGTCCGTGACCTTGGTCCAGTCGGTGGTGCCGGTCGCCAGATAGGCCAGCGCCCAGACGTCGTCCGCCGAATCGGGCAAGGACACCCGGCCCTGGTATTTCGGGTCGATGAAGACGTTCAGGCTGGCCACGTCCTCGGCCGGCACGGTGTCCTTGTTATAGGCGATGGCGGTGGCGCCCCAGTCGGTCGGGATATACCAGACGCCGCTGTCGTCCTTGAAGATCGGCGAATCGAGGAATTTCGGGTCGAGCGTTTCGAAGGCCGGGATCTTCGCGGTGTCCCAGGGTTCGATCAGCCCGGCGTCGCGGTATTTCGACACCATCTGCGAGCAGGGATGCGCCACGTCCGCCTTGAAGCCCGAGGCGAGCTTCTGATAGGCCTCGTCGTCGTCGCCATAGAAGGCGAAGGTCGGGCTGTCGCCGTTCTTGTCGATATAGCCCTGGAAGATCACCGGCTCCTCGAAGCCGGCCCAGTCGAAGACCGTCAATTCGGGATCGGCGGCATGGGCGGCGGTGCCGGCGAGGATCAGCGCAAGGGCAGAGGAACGCAGGAGTTTCATCGGGGGCCTTTCGGATGGGTGGCGGATGGCCCTGACGCTAGCCGGCCCGCGGCCACCTCGCAAGCCTTGCCCGGTGGCCGAGCCCGGCCGTCCTCGCGAAACCGGCGCCCTACCAGCGCCCCGAGGCGCCGCCGCCGCGCGACGCGCCGCCGCCGAAGCCGCTGCTGCCGGGGCGGCTGGCGCGGAAGGCCGGGTTGCGTTCCTGGCGCAGCAATTCGCCGGCCGGGCCGTAGAAGCTGCGCGTACCCAGCGGCGCCAGCCGGGTTTCGCTCCAGCCGCAATGCGGGCAGCGCCGCGTCACCGCCTGGTCCGAGACCAGGGTGCTGCCGTCGGGCTGTGGCTGGCTGTTCGGGGCGCGGGTCGTTTCCAGCCCGCGCCGGCGGCATTGCGGGCAGCGGTTGCGTTGCCACAGCCGCCAGCCCATGCCGGCCAGGATCAGGGTCCAGGCCCCGCCGAACAGGACCGGGAACAGCCGCGCGAGCCCGCTGCGGCGCGGGGCCTCGATGCCGCGGCCCTGGGCCTGGGGCAGGGCGATCTGCTCGATCACCGCCAGCGTGCCCTCGCGGATGCCCTGCGACATGCGGCCGTCGCGAAAGGCGGGCAGCATGGTGCCGCGCATGATGTCCTGGGCCAGGATGTCGGCATCGCCGGGATAGCCGGCGCCAAGCGCGATGCGCGCCGCGCGGTCCCGGGCCAGCACCAGCAGCATGAAGCCGTCGTTGCGGTCCGCCCGGCCGACGCCCCACCGGTTGAAGAGCCGGGTGGCGAAATCCTCGAGCCCGGCGCCGTGGCTGCTGTCCAGCGTGACCACCGTGCCCTGCACGCCGGTCCGGCGGTCGAGGTCCGACAGCGCCCGGTCCAGCGCCTTTGCATCGGCGGGCGTCAGCAGCGCGGCGAAGTCGTTGACCGTGGTGCTGGCGGGCGCGGGCAGGTCCTGCGCTTGCGCCTGCAGCGCCAGCCCCAGCCCCAGGACCAGCAGCACGGCCGCCAGCCGCCGCATCATGGTTCCAGGATCTCCGGCCCGCCGGTGATCTTCGGATCCGGGTTGCCGATCACCGCATCGTCGCGGCCGGTGAAGTCCACCGCGCGCAGGATGGCCTGGATCGCCGCGATCCGCGCCCGGCGCTTGTCGTCCGAGCGGATCACCGTCCAGGGCGCGATGCCGGAATGGCTGCGCCGCAGCGTGTCGCGGATCGCGTCGGTATAGTCGTCCCATTTCGCCAGCCCGTCCACGTCGATCGAGCTGAGCTTCCATTGCTTCAGCGGATCCTTCTCGCGGTCGAGGAAGCGCTTCAGCTGCTCGGCACGGCCGACGTTCAGCCACAGCTTGACCAGGATCACCCCGTCATCGACCAGCATGCTTTCAAAGGACGGCAGCTGGCGGAAGAAGGTCTCGCGCTGCGCCTCGGTGCAGAAGCCGAAGACCTTTTCCACCACGCCGCGGTTGTACCAGCTGCGGTCGAACAGCGCGATCTCGCCCGCCGCCGGCAGCCAGTCGACATAGCGCTGGAAATACCATTCCCCGGCCTCGCGCTCGCTGGGCTTGGGCAGGGCGGCGATATAGGCCGAGCGCGGGTTCAGGTTCTCGCGCACCCGCTCGATGGTGCCGCCCTTGCCGGCGGCGTCGCGGCCTTCGAACAGCACCACCATGCGCTTGCCGGTATGGATCACGTCGCGCATCAGCCGCACCAGTTGCAGTTGCAACCCTTGCATCTGCGCGTCGTATTCCTTGCCCTTCATCTCGTCGCGATAGGGAAAGGAGGCGTCCAGGATCTCGTCGCCACTCGCGTCACGGATCGCCTCGCGCACCGCCTCGGGCGCGTCCTTGTCCAGATAGCGCGAGATGGCGCCGACGAAGGGCAGGTCGGGGCGGGTCGCGGCCAGCGCCTTCTCGTCGGATTTCTTCGCCATTCACCGCTCTCCGATGCGCGAGATGTCGTACCAGGTGGTCTGGTAGATCTCGTTGATCCAGTTACCGTAGAGCAGATGGGCGTGGCTGCGCCAGCGGTTCGTCGGTGCCTGCGCGGGGTCGTCGTCGGGATAATAGTTCACCGGCACGTTGATCGGCTTTCCCGCCGCCACGTCGCGGTCGTATTCGTCCTTGAGCGTGGTGCTGTCATATTCGAAATGGTTGAAGACATAGAGCGCGCGATGGCCCGGATCCTCCAGCAGGCAGGGCCCGACCTGGTCCGAGGCGATCAGCGTGTTCAGCCCCGGGCAGGCGTCCACCTCGGGCTGGCGCACCTCGGTCCAGCGGCTGACCGGCACCAGCACGTCGTCGGAAAAGCCGCGCAGATAGGGGCTGGAGGGCGCCAGGTTCTGGTGGCGGAAGCAGCCGAAGGCCTTGCGCTCCAGCATGTGCTTCTTCAGCCCGTGGAAATACCAGGCCATCGCCATGCCGCCCCAGCAGACGCCGAAGGTCGAATGCACATGCGTCCGGGTCCATTCGAAGACCCGGGTCAGCTCGTCCCAATAGGTCACCGCCTCGAAGGGCAGGTGCTCGATCGGGGCGCCGGTGATGATGAGCCCGTCGAACTTCTCGCCCGTGGCCGCGACGTCGCAGAAGCGGCGATAGAAGCTCTCCATGTGATCGGCGGCGGTGTTGCGGCTTTCATGGTCCGACATGCGGATCAGCTGGAAGTCGATCTGCAGGGGCGTCGCGCCGATCAGCCGGGCGAACTGGTTCTCGGTCTGGATCTTCTTCGGCATCAGGTTCAGAAGCCCGATGCGCAGCGGCCGGATGTCCTGGGTCGCCGCACGACCCGGCGACATGACCATGACGCCTTCGTTCGACAGGATGTCAAAGGCGGGCAGGTCATTCGGTAGGGTGATGGGCATCATGCTTCCTTTCGTTCGATGGCCCGGCCGATCAGCGCGATCAGCTCGTCCGGGCTGCGGACCTCGGCCACTTCCTCGGCCAGGAGCGTCAGGCCGCGCCGGGCCATGGCCTCGTAGCGCGGCTGGCGATGGGCCAGGGCGCGGGCATAGGTCCAGCGGATGAAGTCGTCGGGATTGACCTCGTCCTCGGCCAGGCCCTTTTCCACGCGATAGTCGGTCCAGGCCCGGTCCAGGAAATCCGGCTGGTAATACATCGGCTTCGGCGCGCGGTCGAAGCGGCGCACCAGCTCCTCGGTATGCGCGGCCGAGCCCTTGATCCAGACCAGGGCCAGGTCGCGTTCCAGCGCGTCCAGCACCGGGTCGGTCTCGGCGAAGGGATCGACCACCTCGCAGACCGAGCCGCCGGAATCGCAGACGAAATTCCCCAGGTTGTAGATCTCTTGCGCGCGGCGGATGAAATGGCTGGTGTCCAAGAGCGCCGCGATCTCGGCCATGCGGTGCTGGCCCTGGCGACGCATGTATTCCGGGAACTCCAGCCCGCCGCGCGTCACG
This portion of the Paracoccus sp. N5 genome encodes:
- the ptsP gene encoding phosphoenolpyruvate--protein phosphotransferase, whose product is MAERKESESRRLLLRLRETLAAPGSGQHRLDQITHHIADSMGTQVCSIYLFRDPDTLELCATEGLKPESVHKTRLRLGEGLVGRVARSGRYVNTANAPGEPGFRYMPETGEEVYPSFLGVPIQRVGEKLGVLVVQSREARQFSEDEIYGLEVVAMVLAEMAELGAFLGSQSDSMPPAHRFPVMLRGGTGQEGVAEGRVWLHEPRVVVTNPVADDPLKEKARLTEAVAMLRTKVDSMLAETDMAKGDSAEVMETYRMFAHSRSWLRRMEESIDAGLSAEAAVEKEQSQARSRLESAADPYLRDRLHDLDDLSNRLLRILTGQGRDTGAEMPENPILVARNIGPAELLEYGRRLKGVVLEEGSVGSHAAIVARALAIPLVIHAERIIAEALNGDPILVDGDMGTVHLRPEESVAKAFRDKMAMQAEAQSRYAGLRDLPATDLAGITVQLYMNAGLMADLPSLESSGAEGVGLFRTELQFLTRTRVPRRGELAQLYAHVLDSAHGKPVMFRTLDIGSDKVLPYMKPQDEPNPAMGWRAIRVGLDKRGVLRMQLQALIRAAVGRPLYVMFPFVTEMGEFEEAHRLLMEQIAREQRLGHAMPTDVRVGAMLETPSLAFAPKKFFQMCDFISVGGNDLKQFFFAADRENERVRRRYDTLNTSFITLLDQIVQRCDEARVPVSFCGEDAGRPIEAVTFAALGFRRLSMRPASVGPVKHLIRRVNLADLRRVIDDARELGETNLRRCITEWLARH
- a CDS encoding IS5 family transposase (programmed frameshift), with protein sequence MNLARNLISDDEWTFFEGFIRAVRHPNGRKPADHRLVLNGIFWIARTGAPWRDLPEEFGKWSSVYRQFRRWTLAGLWEDILDALNHAGIAPDKLQMVDSTVIRAHHHAAGAKGGPPKEALGRSRGGFSTKIHLRVNGAGLPMRTEITPGQDSDYTGYDMVMADNLPQPAVLVADRGYDSDKIREDIESRNALPMIPMRRNRRVRKAVDMTIYTLRNMVERCFNKLKNSRRLATRYDKTAESFLGFVDVACIRLWLRHLST
- a CDS encoding Arc family DNA-binding protein, with the protein product MAPKAGRGSDQFVVRLPDGLRERIKEAAEHSGRSMNAEVVQAITDALDRADRDRKIVEFYAKNPERSEKLEASEARRKEFEDRNFDNLRIRSLSDIDQLASRVAHTIRLKLVEDIVALSRARKIQFGEDDE
- a CDS encoding Arc family DNA-binding protein → MTQMKQLPIRFPVDVKAWLAEQARLNGSSQNSEVIRAVRERMERQEA
- a CDS encoding MerR family transcriptional regulator gives rise to the protein MKRPVVKGDRPPMFLSKADLAAELSASVSTVDEWTRQGILPAPRRYTAGAVRYYWPEVVDKLAPPQAPTDPFKEALGRVT
- a CDS encoding tyrosine-type recombinase/integrase, with the protein product MSPKIELPRGVHRVKARGRDYFYFQPGRGTPNAGARIRLPDDPRSPEFWTAVRQLEGIAERTDTIGALIDAYIASWPSARKKITPATQSQYRRYLQVVRELWGNLPAEDLRPAHVEELMVKIGATKHGRANNILYALRSMCSWARGPVGLLHSDPVHGVKTFESKGGHEPWTDDQLVFAEKNLTGMLRRAFFLARYTGQRASDIIRMGWTDVDGDTISLRQKKTGVRPVCPIFPELEAEMATWEKRPGPFLLQDSGKNIGKPVSANQLWKVFDDYRDKHEELDGVVWHGLRANAVIRLRRAGYTGQQISDTIGMSVEMVERYSRHQDRVAAAQTVLSTYRERKL
- a CDS encoding extracellular solute-binding protein, translated to MKLLRSSALALILAGTAAHAADPELTVFDWAGFEEPVIFQGYIDKNGDSPTFAFYGDDDEAYQKLASGFKADVAHPCSQMVSKYRDAGLIEPWDTAKIPAFETLDPKFLDSPIFKDDSGVWYIPTDWGATAIAYNKDTVPAEDVASLNVFIDPKYQGRVSLPDSADDVWALAYLATGTTDWTKVTDEQFKAAADWLRQAHQNVAAYWADPAEQAQLMASGAVDVAWSWNDGVVLLEKDGFPVGFQRAPKEGSSTFFCGFINLKNGPGSEDKAYDFINAWLAPPAAKGLLDTIGYGHTSTVAMDTIKDEPAVKEGLSPIDAPILAQTPNDPQQRERQLQEFEKIKAGF
- a CDS encoding TPM domain-containing protein codes for the protein MMRRLAAVLLVLGLGLALQAQAQDLPAPASTTVNDFAALLTPADAKALDRALSDLDRRTGVQGTVVTLDSSHGAGLEDFATRLFNRWGVGRADRNDGFMLLVLARDRAARIALGAGYPGDADILAQDIMRGTMLPAFRDGRMSQGIREGTLAVIEQIALPQAQGRGIEAPRRSGLARLFPVLFGGAWTLILAGMGWRLWQRNRCPQCRRRGLETTRAPNSQPQPDGSTLVSDQAVTRRCPHCGWSETRLAPLGTRSFYGPAGELLRQERNPAFRASRPGSSGFGGGASRGGGASGRW